In the Blautia coccoides genome, TCCACAGCATTCTTCTTCTCCCTCTGGTCTCTTCTCAGGTGCGCATTCACTCTGGCACGTATCTCCTCAGCGCCAAAGGGCTTTTTCAGATAGTCATCACCGCCCACACCCAGCCCCCGAAGGATGTCCTCCTCCCCGCTTTTGGCAGTTAAAAATACAATGGGACAGTCTGCCAGGTCCCGAATCTGCCGGCATAATTCAAAACCGTCGATACCGGGCATCATAACATCCAGTAAAACCAGAGAATAGCCTGACAGGGATAGATCCTTAACCACCAAAGGGTCGCTCACCGCAGTGACATGATGGCCATCCCTCTCCAAAATCTTTCTGATTAATTTAAGCAGCAGCAGGTCATCATCCACAGCCAAAATTGAC is a window encoding:
- a CDS encoding response regulator transcription factor — encoded protein: MASILAVDDDLLLLKLIRKILERDGHHVTAVSDPLVVKDLSLSGYSLVLLDVMMPGIDGFELCRQIRDLADCPIVFLTAKSGEEDILRGLGVGGDDYLKKPFGAEEIRARVNAHLRRDQREKKNAVEVSGFRFFLGAKKMEKDGQVLPLTKGEYAICEYLALHHGQTLSKEQIYEGVFGYDAEGDSSVIAMHVKNIRQKAEGFGKIPIQTVWGIGYTWKEREA